A part of Neovison vison isolate M4711 chromosome 6, ASM_NN_V1, whole genome shotgun sequence genomic DNA contains:
- the CSTB gene encoding cystatin-B: MMCGAPTASQPATAETQAIADQVKAQLEERENKKFTTFKAVEFRSQVVAGTNYFIKVQVDDEEFVHLRVFQSLPHENKPLALSSYQTNKAKHDELAYF, from the exons ATGATGTGCGGGGCGCCCACCGCCTCGCAGCCCGCCACGGCCGAGACCCAGGCCATCGCCGACCAG GTGAAGGCCCAGCTGGAAGAGCGGGAAAACAAGAAGTTCACTACCTTTAAGGCCGTGGAGTTCAGGAGCCAAGTGGTCGCTGGCACAAACTACTTCATCAAG GTTCAAGTTGACGATGAGGAGTTTGTGCACCTTCGAGTATTTCAGAGTCTCCCGCACGAAAACAAGCCCTTGGCCTTGTCCAGCTATCAGACCAACAAGGCCAAGCATGACGAGCTGGCGTATTTCTAG